GTGGAGGACTTGGATGTTGGCCGTTTCGGTCGTCTGGCCGGTTTTCCGTGACTCGGCGGTGTACTGGTATTCGGCGACGATGACCTCGGGGTCGGCGGTTTCGTGGACGGTCACGTCGTGCCGCTTGAGATGGAGGGTTTGGCCGAGGCCGCTGACGAAACGGTCGTGAAGTGCGGCGCGGCCCTCCAAACGTCCGGGCCTGGGTATTGCGGTGGGGTGCTCTACGACGGTGTATTCGGCGTAGAGCTTGGCGAGGTCGGCGAAGCGGCCGTCGGTGATTCCAGAGGAGAGCTGGTCGAACAGGTCGCGTGGCGTGTGAATGAGGGCCTCCGCAGGGTGCCGGGGTAACCGGAGTCGGTAGTCCGTTAAGATACGGACTACCGACTCCGGTTGTCTAGCGCGGGAGAGTTGCCGATTAGTGGCGACGGAGGCGGCGCAGCAGTTCTTGGGCGTCGGGGCTGTCGCACGCTTCCGCCCAGCCTTCGGGGGTGCTGTCCCACAGGGCGTCGCGGGCGGTGAGGTCGGCGCCGGCGGCTACGAGGATTTCGATGACGTCCAGTTGGTTGCTCTGGGCGGCCAGGTGCAATGCCGTGACGCCGACGCCGTGGCGTGGGCCGCCGAAGGTGCCGACGTGGTTGACGTTCGCGCTGAGTGACAGCAGCGTTTCTGTTGCCGCTGAGTGGCCACACGTTGCTGCCCAGATAAGAGCGGTGCCGCGGTAGACGTCGGCGTCCAGGTTTGCGCCGCGCGCGGCCAGGGTGCGGAGTGCGGCTACTTGGTTGTTGCGGGCGGCCCAGGCGAGGGACTCGTCGAGGATCTCCCTGGGGTCGTTTGTTGGCTGCCAGGATGGAAAACCGCTGTGCGGACGGTAGAACTCACGGTGTGCGCCGGCTGCCGGAGAAAGAGTCCCCTTTGGACTGACGAGTTCATCCAGCAGTGCGGCGTCGCCGAGACCGGCTGCGACGCGCAGGTTGTGAGGAGACCGTTCGTGCGTTGCCAGGTTTTCGGCAACAGCGCGATTTCCCCAAAACAAGGCCACGATGAGCGGGGTTCCGCCGTCACCGCGGCCGGAAACGGCCAGGGGCGCGCCAGCGTTGATCAACATGTCGGCGATCAATGGTAAGTTGCTGTAAGCAGCTTGATGCAAGGCAGTCCAACCGTGTGCGTTGGCTCGTGCGGGATCGGCGCCGTGAGCGAGCAGGACGCGGACGAGGCGTTCGTCATGGGTCGCGGAGGCCATGCCGAGGAGATCGTTCCCGTTGGTGCCTCGGGCGTGGGCCAGGTGCGGGGCATCGGCGAGCAGTGCGGTCAGACCGTCGACGTCTTGGGCTTCTACCAGTTGATAGGCCCGGGCGAAGGGTTCGCCGTTTTTCGGCAAATCCGCGACGTGGGCCTTCAACGCCCGCCACGTCGGGAGGCCGTGCTCCCTGGCGATGACGGTCAGCGCGCCGGTGCGGGTCAGCGGTTGTTTATGGCGGGCGAAGGCGGCGCGGGCGTCGGGAGTGCCGTCTTCGGCTGAGGCGAGGAGGCCGAGGGCGCGGTCGTGGTAGTACTCGACGTCCTGGTGGTAGGCGTGCTGGACGTCCGGCCCGTGCTCGGCGATTCGGCGGACGTACGCCTGAAGTTGCGGCCAGCTCGGGAATCCGTAGCGGCGAGCGAGCCGGAACTGCGCTTCCGACAGTGCGATCGAGTCGGCGCGGGCGAGTTCCTTGGCCTGTTTGCGGAGCTGGCCGAGGTCGGGGTTGGCGGGCAAGGCCGTCATCAGGGAGTCCTTTCTTCCCTTGCGCGCCCCGTGGTCCGCCGGCACCGGGCAGGGAAGTAAGGAGAAGCTCTGCAACTCGTGGTGCGGGGGTGGGCTCAGCCCTTTCCGCGGACAGGACGCGGCCCCTGCCGCGCAAGGACAACTGTAACTCAGAAGGGTCAATGTCCGCCGGTGATGACGCTGACCGCGATGCCGAGCGTGGCGGTGTTGTACATGAACGACAGGACGCTGTGCGCGAGCACGAGGGAACGGATAGGCGTCGTGCGCGTTTCGACGTCCGAGACGGCGAAGCTCGTCCCGATGGTGAAGGCGAAATAGGTGAAATCGGCCAGCGTGGGACGCTCGGTTTCGGGGAAGCTGAAGTGTCGGGTGGGGAGGCTGTCGTAATACATCTGGGCGTAGCGTTCCGCGTAGCCGAAGTGCAGGATCGCCCAGGCCAGCAGGACCGCGGGGACGCCGACGATTTTCGCCTCGGTCGGGTCGATGCCCGCCGTTTCCGGCAAGACGATCGAGAGCCCGCTGGTGACGCCGACCAGGCTGGTCAGCAGGGTGAACAGCAGCCCGAGCCGACGGCCGAGCACGCCTTTCAGCCATCGGGAGTCGGTGTGGTCGATTTTCCGGCTGCGGGACACTCGCGCGATCCGGATGCCGAGGTAGATCAGCGCGAGCAGATCCCAGAAGAGAAGGACGGGAACGTTGTTGTCCTGGACGAGGGCGGCGATTCCCAGTACCAGCAAGACCAGTTCTACCAACCGCGACACGGCGAGGGCGAGCTTCGTGAACACCGGCGGCTCCCGGGGCGAACGCGGGCGAGGCGTCCCGCGAAGATAACAGCGGGTTGTGGTCGCCGGACGGCGAAACGGTTCCGTCCGCGTCGCCCGTTCAGGGGAAGTGCTCGCTGGGTTTGCCGCGATAGACGCGGAGGCGTGGGAAGGTCTGGGTGGAACGAGAAAGTGCCCGTATGCAGGGGATGAGCAGTTTCGCCGTTTAGTGGCGAATCCGTGGTGAGCTGGGGTTTCGGCCTCCGGGTGGGCTTCGGCGGGGCGCGGGGCGGCCGGGCGAATCGGGTGCGGCGGAGAGGTCGGGAGCTGGTCCGGGTGGGGGCTTTCGGGAGAGGCTAGTGAAAGCCCCCACCGGGACTTCAAGAGAACCCGTCGGCGATCAGAGAACCAGCGGGGCGAGACGACGCCAGCCGTCGACCGGGATCTCCGGTCCGGTGCCGAGGACCTGGACGCAGACGTGGTTCGCGCCGGCGTCGAGGTGGGCGCGGATTCGGTCGGCGACTTCCTGTTCGCTGCGGTAG
The nucleotide sequence above comes from Amycolatopsis sp. AA4. Encoded proteins:
- a CDS encoding DUF1345 domain-containing protein, with translation MFTKLALAVSRLVELVLLVLGIAALVQDNNVPVLLFWDLLALIYLGIRIARVSRSRKIDHTDSRWLKGVLGRRLGLLFTLLTSLVGVTSGLSIVLPETAGIDPTEAKIVGVPAVLLAWAILHFGYAERYAQMYYDSLPTRHFSFPETERPTLADFTYFAFTIGTSFAVSDVETRTTPIRSLVLAHSVLSFMYNTATLGIAVSVITGGH
- a CDS encoding ankyrin repeat domain-containing protein; its protein translation is MTALPANPDLGQLRKQAKELARADSIALSEAQFRLARRYGFPSWPQLQAYVRRIAEHGPDVQHAYHQDVEYYHDRALGLLASAEDGTPDARAAFARHKQPLTRTGALTVIAREHGLPTWRALKAHVADLPKNGEPFARAYQLVEAQDVDGLTALLADAPHLAHARGTNGNDLLGMASATHDERLVRVLLAHGADPARANAHGWTALHQAAYSNLPLIADMLINAGAPLAVSGRGDGGTPLIVALFWGNRAVAENLATHERSPHNLRVAAGLGDAALLDELVSPKGTLSPAAGAHREFYRPHSGFPSWQPTNDPREILDESLAWAARNNQVAALRTLAARGANLDADVYRGTALIWAATCGHSAATETLLSLSANVNHVGTFGGPRHGVGVTALHLAAQSNQLDVIEILVAAGADLTARDALWDSTPEGWAEACDSPDAQELLRRLRRH